The Saccharomonospora glauca K62 genome has a segment encoding these proteins:
- a CDS encoding iron chaperone — protein MSRAYEGFTAEERAAMKEHAEERKKEARRRSRADKAAEAERDVLDKIAAMSDSDRELAERVHAIVKANAPTLAPKLWYGMPAYALDGKVVCFFQNADKFKARYATLGFNDTAKLDDGDMWATSFALTRMTPEVEQRIAALVRRAVG, from the coding sequence ATGAGCCGCGCCTACGAAGGGTTCACGGCCGAGGAACGGGCCGCAATGAAGGAGCACGCCGAGGAGCGGAAGAAGGAGGCACGCCGTAGGTCACGCGCGGACAAGGCGGCAGAAGCCGAGCGCGACGTGCTCGACAAGATCGCCGCGATGTCCGACTCCGACCGCGAGCTGGCAGAGCGCGTCCACGCCATCGTCAAGGCCAACGCCCCGACGCTGGCACCGAAACTCTGGTACGGGATGCCCGCCTACGCGCTCGACGGCAAGGTCGTCTGCTTCTTCCAGAACGCCGACAAGTTCAAGGCCCGCTACGCCACGCTCGGCTTCAACGACACGGCGAAGCTCGACGACGGCGACATGTGGGCCACCTCATTCGCACTCACGCGCATGACGCCGGAGGTCGAACAGCGCATCGCCGCCCTCGTGCGGCGCGCGGTCGGCTGA